ATCTAATGataccctacctggcgcgccagctgtcggtgtctagtgtccgaccgcacacccggggataCCCTCGTggggcttttgggtaggacggtgttgctgaTCGTAGCTTGATGGTTCTGGTGTGGCTCTGTATGTGTGAGACATGCGATTTTCTGCAGGTTCGAGCCGctttgagaggcgtaataccctacttcctggcgtGGCTCTGTATGTGTGGTGTGTTACAAGTGGCGTCTCTTGAATGGAGATGGgctaatgagatgaaaatgatggggttcccctgggccttatatacacgaccgtgggaCACTCCCTACGTACATGGTGATCACATTCTTCTAGCATATCTCCTAGCTGATAGAGAATTAACTTAGCTTATCTTAAGAAAAACCTGCCAACTCCATCCTGATCTATTCCCGACGTTCGAGGGCACCGGGCGCGGAGAAAACAGACAGTTCCTTGAGATTGTGCGTGATCCAACGGACGATCCGGGCATGAGCCCATTGCCTTCTTGGGTCGGCCCATTTCACTTGCGGTCTTTGTCCGGCCCACGATGAGACGACCTTGCGGGATAACTGGTGTGTGGACCCATGCAAGGGTctttcgccttctagtggacccggggatatctgtcccaCACACCATTAGCCTCCCATCTTGCGTGATTGCTCTTTGAAGAGATGTCGCAACCATGGTTGTGTGTCATAGGGGTGTAAACCGATGTAGATGAATGCAGCATGCAAGAGCATGTCTAGTTGTCTTACGATGTCGTCTGTGTCCTACTATACAACATCTATGAACTTGTTAAGGACACTCAATAATTCTTGCCTTACTCGCGATGGATAGTTTAATTTGAATCTAATCACATTCATCAATATGACGAGGAGGAGTGGACCCAACAATGTGTTTGATCATTGTGCTTGGAGGTAAAAGAATTGACTTGGTCGGTCAATGTGACATATATGACTCCTTATAACTAATTTCATAAACCTATTACTTGGTGACATTGACGGCAAACAAATTATCTTGTCTATCTAAAAATAAATTGCAAACACGAACCAATATCGAAGCTAGCtcatttgttaaatgtttgtttgtttgtttgttttggTTTCCTCCAACATTTCATAGGCCTATCAATTTCGAAACACATATTACTCTATTGGATTTGAGGATTGGACAATATATATAATAGACATCAAAGCAATAATTTTTAATTATGGAAACCAATGGTGTGATTCATCCACAATTATCCATGCATCATTGATCTATCATGACTGTACTCCAAAGCATTCATGCATTAAGCATCGGTGTGTTATTTACGGTGTCACAAGAGCAATGTTGTGTGAGATGAAGGAAATGAACAAGTTATAGGACTAACATCATCACAACAGCTGGGTACTGACCATTACCTCTATTTTTTCTCTCAATTCTCTCACAATCAATACTATGGATCCTATGTGTCACAATGGACGGAACTAAACCTTAATAACTTGCTCTATGCCCAATGACAACAATTTCAAACTCATATATATCGTTTTGCTCTCATTAATATCTACTTGGTAGAGAATGACATATTAATCAATGTTTATGGTTTGCCACATTAAAGGTAAAATAACGTAGAGATTTAGTTGGTAAAGAACCATATTTCAGTCAATGTTTTGGTTCACCAAATTCATGGCTTATAGTACTAGTAATACTAGTATAATACTCATGTGTTACGACAGTATATCAGGTATAATGTAACAGTTGTACGATGTTCGAGGGTCCAGTAGAAAGCTAGTGTGATGCACCCTCCCATAAAAATAAATTTAGAATTAAATGGACCATTCCCACAAAAATGAATTTAAAATTATAGTAGCCATATGGCTAACATACCAGATATTAAACTGCAGATATTGTATTTTATTTTAACGAAAACGTCGAGAAGGGTATAAGTTAAAAAAAGACCAGCACTTTTTGTAGCTAGCCCGGTCGTTCGTCCTCCTTTAGCTAGCGAGTTATTACTATCCGGAAGCACTGCACTGCATGTGACTTCGTGTCATATTGGGTTTGATTGTTTTAGCGTGACCTATCTTGGAAGTAATGGTCTGATTGTTAGGCAAGACGTGAAAAAAACAAATCTATTTTACGTGTTTTGCGTGTGATGCACGACGCATGAAAATTGTGCTTTAAAGGAGTAGAGATTATTGGACATGTTGTTAGTACTTACTAGCACAGCGCGTAGAGAGGGTTCCAAATTATCTTTTTTCGTTGAGGCTGGGTTCACGGTTGAAGAAACGGTATCCGAGCAAAGACAATTGGCTATGTATCCCCATTTTTATTGGTTACCTTGTACAGTGACATGTATCCTATTTTTTAGAAAATCAGAAAAAAAAAGTGAGAGAATACAACAAGGAACAAGGATGTCTACGAGATAATTGTATATTTGGGACTCTAAATATAGCACTTCGCAATATTGCCATTCGAAAGATTTACGTCGCAAAAAAGGTACTACAAACATCTTCTACTTGATTATACTACCATTTAAAGTATTGTCTTGCTTTTCTAATCTAATTTCATGTATTTTGTCCTGATTAGCCATTTTTACCCGTATGTAATTATAGGCACTAACTGAACTTACTACTCGTCTGCGCTCTCGCGCTCAACAGGATCAACAGCTGGCCAACAGGAAGCCAATTGCAACACCAGGAAGCTAGTATTTGCAATTTGCAGCTTGTCTGCGCAGGAACCAGGAAGCTGGTATTTGTAACTTGCAGGATGCAAACAACTCTTAATGTTCACGTAATACTCATGAAACACATTGATGATGATACAACTTCCATGGCCAGCGTGTCCCTGGGCTGGGCTTATGATGCGGACGAGGCGCCTCTGTCCAGCATTACATCGCCCAGCGCGCTCTCACCTAGTGCGATCTCGCCCAACGTGGCGGTCGGCGCGGCCTTGGCCAGCGCGCGTAGGGCCGAGCTTGATGGCGGACATTGCAGCAGGGGTGAGCCTAGAGAGATTCTGATATTTGCCATCAGCAAGAAACAAGTTTGTAAAATTGCCATCAGGCCCACATTTCATAGACCCAGCTGGACCCACAATTCATAGACACAGTGGTAATTATAACAAGAAGACAACAATGTGAGTGGCAAAAATCCAATTATCTCGGTGAGCCTGAGGGCCTGGACGGGGTACAGGGTGGCTGTGGGCAAGACGGTGGCCGGTCATCCATGGCGTCGTGGAGACAGAACGTACACACAAGATAATTTGGTTTCCTTAGGTACAAAATATAGGGAAAGAAGTAATAAAAAGAAGATTATATAGTAAATGGTAGTATAATCAATTAGAACATATTTGTAGTCACTTTTTTGTGAAGTAAATCTTTTGGATGACAATATTGCGAAACACTATGTTTAGAGTCCCAAATATACAATTGGCTCGATGTCTACCATCACAAACTTCTCCATCAAATCCACATCCGGCTCGACTTCTTCGCTGTCGTTGGCTCGCTCTATATTCATCCATGAGATAGGCCCGCAGCACCACAGCCTTTTCTTCTATATGCTTGGACCACGGTGTTCTTGTAAATCTTTGCAGATCTGGAAATTCTCAGATCAGGCCAAACGCCCCCTCGCTCTAGACGGCTGGCGTTTCACCGGGCGTcgctgccgccgctgccgccgccgccgccgctactGGAGTCCGCCCTGCTCATGGATAGCGTGAAGTAGAGGAGGATCAGTGTTCCCACGCTGGACCTGCAGAAATCAGGAACGGGCGTGCGTAAGCCACACTAGAGTTTCAGCTAGCTGAAGACATCAAATTCTGGACTTGGATTCAGAAATCCGAACAGACTTTTCCAATAACAAGAAACTATGTGCTGGACGGGACGGGAGACATGGACCGAGAAACACTAAGGCGCCGCACTCGGCACGGCAGCGTCGTGCTCGCCACGGCGGTCGCTCGTCGGTCTCCGTCCTTATTTATCACTGCTGTCGCTGTTGCGAAGGCGACGACGACGGCCGAGAGGCCAGAGCCCCCGAGCTAGCTCTGCAACGGCAACCCGACGGAGGCTGGGGCCGACAAAACCTGCGACGCGGGCAGTCCGTCCTGCGCTCTGCAACCCTGCCACTGCGAGCATGGCCATCGCCATCGCCATCGTTCTGCCGCAACGAAACGAACGTGTCCTTGGGGCTGCGGAACAGTGCATTTTGATAAGAGATCCATCGCATAGAATTGATGGAACCCATTTGTTGGTGGGTTTGGTTGTGTACTCTGTACGCGCTACTGACTCACTGAAGATGGTACACTGGAGAATTTACTGGCGTTCACTGTCACTCCGTAGCTTGTTCAGGGCAGGCTCGCTTAACTGCGCTAGGGCCGCTAGCCTAAGCGTCTGGGTACTTCATGTAGGAGTATTAATCACAACTGCCACTTTTGCCACACACTAAGGCAAGTCACAGTGAGGATGTTATGTCTCTGTTTCCAAAAATACCACATCAACTTTATGGATAAATGAAACACTCTCTCTTAATAAAGAGTTTCATCTCACTATTTCATATGTCAACATACTTCTTAAATGCTGCATATAAATAACCAATAGGATTTACTCAAATATATGAAGATGAAACAAAACACTCTCAGTGGAGGTTTCACATAGTTTCCAAGACATTGAAAATGGGTTAACATGGTTTCATCCCTATGAAACTTCATAAAACTCTTCCTTCTTAAATGATGTAACATGTCATCTAAATAGCTGACGTGGAAGGCTAATTAATACATAAAACACCTCATGAAACCTCATGGTGATTAGCCTAAGCTACCAGCACGGGCAATAACTGTAAGACGTACATGCTGTTTAATTTGTGGCTAAGTGTGCCACACTTTATTTAAGGTTAGTCATTTTAATTAAAGAAATAAGTTTAAACTTAAGCACAAAAATTAGGCAAATTATGACAAGTTAACAGCCATTACGTAATGCCACTTTTACCATGTTGAGGTGATATATGTCATAGTAtatgttttctttcttttctaattttTTTTAATTCTAAACTTAGAAATCGTAAGGACTGACAACCGAAGGGGACAGTTTCCTTACAGCGTGGCGAAGAGGAAGACCACCCTGCGGGGATCGAGCCACGGCGCCGCCCGCCTTCCGAACCGCCGGGACTTGCTTCCGGGCGTGCCGGCCAGCGGCGTGTGGACGACCAGCCGGGCGCTGCCGGGCGCGTCCCCGAGGTCGCCGGCAGCCACGTGTACGAACAGCTGCGGCCGCTCTCTACCGCCAcctgcacacacacgcacacatcgTCAGCGGAGGCTGTCATAGCGGAGATTAAGGGATGCCCAAAACAAAGACGAGGAGAAGCAGAGAACCACGAAAAAGAATAACCATCGCCATCAAACTGCGTTTTTTTTCTAATGACAAGCAAAAACAGAGGATTTGTATAGCTACCCAGAGAGAGAGAGCGCTAATCGTTTGGACTGACGTACCGGCGGTGGCGTTGGCGTCGGCGTCGGCCGGCTTCCTGTCGCCCTTCCTCGACAGCGACCTCACCACCCTCTGTCGCGTTCACGGCACGGGCGCGAGGAAGAACAGTCAGCTTTGGGAAGAAGCAGCGGGAGAGAATTTGGCGTGCGTTCTCGGACTTACGGGTGTCCGGGGCGGCGCGATGGGCGTGCCCGGAGGGCCGGCGTCGCCGGCCAGAGACGAGAGCTCACCGACGTCGAGGGCGACGAACCCGGCGCCGGTGGTGGGGGGTGAGTTGGCGCTGAAGCTCGATTGCCCAGCATCTCCTCCCGCCGCGACAACCTGCAACTGCAAGTAAGAGAAACCAGAAAAGCAACTGCAAGTAAGAGAAACCAGAAAAGTTCCTGTCAGTGTGTTGCCGTTTCCATCTTCAAGAACAGAGCGCTGGAGAACTCAACCAAAACGGAACCAAACTTGGAGTACACAAGAGAATTCAGCCAATTCCTCGCAGTGAAAAC
This portion of the Zea mays cultivar B73 chromosome 2, Zm-B73-REFERENCE-NAM-5.0, whole genome shotgun sequence genome encodes:
- the LOC103647721 gene encoding uncharacterized protein, with the protein product MGAAAAAKHALQVVAAGGDAGQSSFSANSPPTTGAGFVALDVGELSSLAGDAGPPGTPIAPPRTPRVVRSLSRKGDRKPADADANATAGGGRERPQLFVHVAAGDLGDAPGSARLVVHTPLAGTPGSKSRRFGRRAAPWLDPRRVVFLFATLSSVGTLILLYFTLSMSRADSSSGGGGGSGGSDAR